A stretch of the Lolium perenne isolate Kyuss_39 chromosome 3, Kyuss_2.0, whole genome shotgun sequence genome encodes the following:
- the LOC127342853 gene encoding uncharacterized protein, with translation MGDGDASTGGGGDPQRLKRIAAGAYDYENDARWAGYWSNVLVPPHLASRADVVDHFKRKFYQRYIDPDLVVEPMSSTSSAPSNKSATSSSSTPSSENVRARDSGSSASQPPPAERTGSSLRFDGRTIHFSINAWVLVVSSLGILPILPKDIASKAYRLSLLGTICSSAYSLYCTYGKPRAWNMPAIQPWLQSIIVAKDFVHLMFSLMMFTSNVHFKIALLPVLCWALDHVARFLRRNFARSSFYRRYLEEPCLWVETNNTTVSILCSNAEIALGFLMIVSLFSSKRNIIQTFMYFHLLKLMYHAPVTSGYHQSVWARIGRAVNPHIHRYAPFLNTPISAAQRWWLR, from the exons ATGGGGGACGGGGACGcgagcaccggcggcggcggggacccGCAGCGGCTGAAGCGGATCGCGGCGGGGGCGTACGACTACGAGAACGACGCGCGGTGGGCGGGGTACTGGTCCAACGTCCTCGTGCCGCCCCACCTCGCCTCCCGCGCCGACGTCGTCGACCacttcaagcgcaagttctaccagCGATACATC GATCCTGATTTGGTGGTTGAACCAATGTCTTCCACAAGTTCTGCTCCATCCAACAAATCAGCAACCAGTTCTTCATCTACGCCATCCAGTGAGAATGTTAGAGCTCGTGACTCGG GATCTAGTGCATCCCAACCACCGCCAGCAGAAAGGACAGGAAGCTCTCTACGGTTTGATGGAAGAACTATACATTTCTCTATCAATGCTTGG GTATTGGTTGTTTCTAGTCTTGGAATACTTCCAATTCTACCGAAAGATATCGCAAGCAAAGCATATAGACTTTCATTGCTAGGAACCATATGCTCGTCGGCATATTCTTTATACTGCACTTATGGG AAACCAAGAGCATGGAACATGCCTGCCATTCAGCCTTGGTTGCAGTCTATAATTGTAGCCAAGGACTTTGTTCATTTGATGTTTTCTCTTATGATGTTCACATCTAATGTACACTTTAAGA TTGCTCTACTGCCAGTGCTTTGCTGGGCACTTGATCATGTTGCTAGATTCCTGAGACGTAATTTCGCACGCTCCTCTTTCTATAG GAGATACCTGGAGGAGCCTTGTTTGTGGGTGGAGACAAACAACACCACAGTTAGCATCCTTTGTTCAAATGCTGAAATTGCCCTGGGCTTTCTTATGATTGTATCACTTTTCTC GTCGAAACGCAACATAATTCAGACATTCATGTACTTTCAT ctgttgaagttgatgtaccatgCTCCTGTAacatcgggttatcaccagagtGTGTGGGCAAGAATTGGCCGGGCTGTAAACCCGCACATTCATCGCTATGCTCCATTCCTTAACACGCCCATTTCCGCAGCCCAAAGATGGTGGCTGAGATAG